One window from the genome of Thermoanaerobacter uzonensis DSM 18761 encodes:
- a CDS encoding DUF2905 domain-containing protein codes for MFDSFGKILIFMGAILILIGVLFSAGSKIGLGRLPGDIVYQKGNFTFYFPIMTSLLLSLFLTLILWLFRR; via the coding sequence GTGTTTGATAGTTTTGGTAAAATATTGATATTTATGGGAGCTATATTAATTTTAATAGGGGTGCTTTTTTCTGCAGGTTCAAAAATTGGTTTAGGACGTTTGCCGGGAGATATAGTTTATCAAAAAGGAAATTTCACTTTTTATTTTCCTATTATGACAAGCCTTTTATTGAGCCTGTTTTTAACACTAATTTTATGGCTTTTTAGAAGATAA